ggtggattgtatttatcatcattagtcatttaggtcaacattggatcattcagagatcctcactgaacatctggagagagtttgctgcactgaaagtaaaggggctgaataattttgcacgcccaagtttttagtttttgatttgttaaaaagtttgaaatatccaataaatgtcgttccacttcatgattgtgtcccacttgttgttgatttttcacaaaaaatacagtattatatctttatgtttgaagcctgaaatgtggcaaaaggtcgcaaagttcaagggggccgaatactttcgcaaggcactgtatgttttcaaaactgttgtgtttacatgaattctgattttTTTTCCCCACATGTACACAACATTCTGAAATATATAtgaaaactgaacaaaaatatgaattcaacatgtaaagtgttagtcccatgtttcatgagctgaaataaaatacattttccatacgcacaaaaaggttatttctctcaaattttgtgcacaaatttgtttacatccctcttcgtgagcatttctcctttgtcaagataatccatccacctgacaggtgtggcatatcaagaagctgattaaaacagcatgatcattaaacaattgaaccttgtgctggggaaaataaggagccactctaaaaatgtgcagttttgtcacataacaaaGTGCCACAAAGGTCTAAAGTTTTGAGGGAATGTgccattggcatgctgactgcaggaatgtccaccagagctgttgccagagaattgaatgttaatttccctATCATAATCTATCTCCAACATTTTACAGAATTTGTCattacgtccaactggcctcacaaccgcaggacacgtgtaaccactccagcccaggacctccacatccgacttcttcacctgcaggatcgtctgagaccagtcgtcctcaccagggtcttgaccagTTCAACggcgtaaccgacttcagtgagCAAATGCTCAACTTCGATGGCCTGGAGaattggatgaatcctggtttcaactgtaccgggcagatgacaGACAGCGTGCATGGCattgtgtgggtgagtggtttgctgatgtcaaccttgtgaacagagtgccccatggtggcggtggggttatggtatgggcaggcataagctgcaTTTTATTAATGGCAATTTTAATggacagagataccatgacgagatcctgaagcccattgttgtgtcattcatccactgccatcacctcatgtttgagcatgataatgcacggctccATGTtgcaagaatctgtacacaattcctggaagctgaagacgtcccagttcttccatggcctgcatactcatcagacatgtcacccattgaacgTGTCTGGGATGCTTCGGattgatgtgtacgacagcgtgttactgttctcgccaatatccagcaactttgcacagccattgaagaggagtgggacaggaTTCTACAGAccccaatcaacagcctgatcaactctaagtgaaggagatgtgttgtgctgcataaggcaaatgatggtcacaccagatactgactggttttcagatccacgctcctaccttttttttaaagatacagatgcatatctgttttcCCAGTCATTCATGTGCAAGCCTTAGATTAtgacctaatttatttattttaattgactgatttccatatatgaactgtaactcagtaaaatctttgaaattgttgcatgttgcgtttatatttttgttcaatgtagacatctttgttagaaagaatactgtATTTCCCTTGATGTAGCGATTCTAAATGTAAAAGATGAActcttaccccactctcccctatgacAATGCAAATTTCACAAGTGAtagtgacacacacacccacacacacaggttcCACCCACCACACCGATACATTTGGTTGCCAGAGAGAACCTCAGGTATACACTAACCTGTGCTCACCTGAGATATCATTAGCTGTGTGTCGACCCATCCGTCCATGTGAATTGGATTCTGTGTATCCAGCCTTGTTTTCTGCATCTCCACCCCTCCGAGACACGCCGTAGACCTGACCATCACCATCACCTCCAGAAGTAGGTAGGCTGAGATGTATTTTGTGGTTCTTCGATGATAAGTCAACTTTGTTGATGTGCAATGTGAGGTATCTTTCAAGCAATTTGGAAAGAAAAATTGTTTACATAAATATAGTGGGTTAAACGCAATATCATTACCATTAATGTGGTTATATCATAATCAATATAGTATATCCGGTCATTTGTATGTGAAAGAAATGATGGATGGTGTTTTTGCTTATGAAATAATAACTTTATATTCGGCTGTAGAGCTGTTGATAAGTTATTAATAAGAGACGGAACGCTGTCATTGCATATAGTAATAAGTCAAAGTAAATGCGAAAGTTATCATAGCAGAAAATCTGTGACATTTACAATAGATCAGAACATTAACCGCACACAAAGTTGACCCATGCTGTGAGTACCTAAACCAGTTTATAACCACACCACAATTGAACCACAACTTCAATTGTTTTGAGTGCTCTGAGAGACCAGTTCCGTAGTCTCTAAAATCCCAGACCTAGAGCAACACATAGGCAACAGCACTAGTGAATGCTGGAACATTGTTAATGTGGGAGGCAACCTGGCAACTGACTAACAAGACTACCAGTTCCCTAGAGATGAATTGAAGGGGGGGAGACGTGCTTCTGTTCTTCTGTTTACTGTGAAAAGACCAGGCCCGCCCCTCTGAGCCGAGTATACACATACTTCCTGACAAGCAGCCTGCTACTACAGTTTTTGCTCGTCATACCAACCAATAAACACTGTTGTATTAGCTACTGACCTGCTCCCTCTGGCAATAGTGAAAGGAGATGTATTCTTTGTGACCTAAAGTGTTTAAATTCCAGGAGTATCTTAGCTGAATAGCAGAATAACCTGAtaacaaaaatacaatttaataatTGTGTATTGAATCAGCATGACTCATGATATATATATTCATGTATATTATTTTCAGTTCCTCATATAACTCAACTCCATATTACCTGGGCAGATCTCTGGCAGTGCTTTTGATTTGCATTGTCCTCTGTATATCCATAGTGATGGCAGTCCAGCCGATGCCTGTAGTGAACATACAGCCAGGCATTTTTCGGTCCCCTGCTGACATAAAGACTGAGGTGTGGAGCAGCAGCATCTGTGACTGTTGTGGTGACATGAAGATCTGTGAGtgtatttaatgtgtgtgtgtgtgtgtgtgtgtccgtgtccgtgtgtgtgcatgtgtgtgtgtgagtaacttggtctgtctgtctcctgtcagGTTGCTTTGGGTTCTGGTGCCCATGCTGTCTGAGATGTCAGACAAGTACAGACTTTGGGGAGTGTTTCTGTCTCCCCCTGTTGGACATTTCCCCCAACTGGCTCCCAGCTGCTTCTCTGGCCTTCCGGAGCACCATGAGGGAGAGATACCGCATCCAGGTAGAGTGAAACACCCTTGACATTACTCTTTGCTGATATCGTAACATCTCCTATTATACAATTAACTAATGCCTCATACACACAGAGCTGTCAGGTGATGCTAGACAAGATCAATAAATACATAATCATAATGACTGAAATAATAGGGCCAATGGCGTATATTATATAATGGAATAGGGTCAGTAGAAGAGATGTGATCATGGGAATGAAAGCCACTGTATTCACATGATCTGACAACCCATCTGTCTAATTCATATCTGTCTCATATCCTCCCCACCTCCCACCACCGCCTGTAGGGGTCCATATGCGACGACTGCCTCTTGGTCACCTGCTGCACCCCCTGTGCCTGGTGCCAGATGGCCCGAGAGCTGAAGTTACGTCAGCGCCCTCTCCTCCTTGTCAATGTCCCATCCCCTGTCCAGATCAACATGCATCCCCCTCAACAAGCCTTTTCTGACCCCTCTATGCATCTACAGCCTATGCCTGTAGGACTCTACCCCTCCGTGCCACAATATAGCCAGCATAAGCAAGCGACAAATTAGGGGGTTGTGGATGAGTGCCATTCTAGAATGTGAAACAGGCAGCACAGCCAGCCAACAATGCATCACATAGAtatctgtttgttttttattattatagGAAAGCAAACACTTTTAGAGAAATCATAACATGATCAGGAAATCATAACACTATCAGAATGACATTGATTGCAATGAATTAATTAAACAAATAAACGTCCTTAGTGTTTTATAtagcttgtttaaaaaaaatataggaAAGCAAACACTTATAGAGAAATCATAACATGATCAGGAAATCATAACACTATCAGAATTACATTGATTGCAATGAATTAATTAAAATATAAACTTCCTTAGTGTTTTATATAGCTTGTTAGACGCTAACACTTAAATTGGCGCAATTAACACAACCATGCAACTACGGTATCTGATTCACGTACCATATAAATTTTGTACTTTAGAGAATATTAATGTaattaataaaatattttaaCTTTAATTGTCTGAAAATGAATTATTTGGGTGTAGGTATACTGAGATGTGTGAGCACCTATTTACATTGGTTAGCACTGAGCAGCACATGGGTTGAAAAAAGAAGACCAAAGTTGAGTCGATTTACCGGAAGATTAATTTGAAAATCACTTTGTTGTGATTGGGCCAGTTCGTTTCATATGGGTCGGTTCCCCGGTGTAAGTGGAGATTTCACTAAAAGGCCAATGGAATGGCCTAAAAAATGAGAACGTTACATACATGGAGCACCGGGCCTTACAAAACGAATTGATCCCTTTTTGTCCTCCgtaaattcatttttttttaccagtTTGTCCAATCAAGCTGCGTATTTGACAATGAAGACTTTACTGGTAAGGCCATTCACCAATCAAACTTGTTAGTGGGCGGGGCTTGTTgcattgttaaaaaaaaaaaacggacgTGAAGTGTTATGTCGGCTTCACGCACCTCAAACGTTTGTTTGTGGACCGCCATTATACGCATAGAAGAAGGGTTGGTGTAACGTTAACGTGTGTCGTCGTCCTCGTAGCAGTGAGGTGAGTTTGTGGAATCTTACTATGGCAATAATGTATTCTTTATTTCTATCTTTTTATGCCAAATTAACTGTCTGAACTTGCTTTACGATAATTGTATTGCATGAATTTGACATTTTTATTTTGGTCGTTATATtgagctagctagttaactatcATAGCTAACgtccttagctagctagctaacattagctaagtTGGCTTGCTAACGTCGTTAGCCACCCAGTCGACGCTGTGATGGAGGAAGTCTTGTCTACTTTCGATATTCCACAGCTAACTCCGCTTTCCAACTTTGCTTACCAGACAACAGCTTGCCCGACTTTAGAAATGTGAACTTAGACATTGAAGATAAGTTTGTTTAACTACTATTCAGCAATTGTTCGGCCAGTTTGAATTCAATTgcactagttagctagctaacataacgttAACCATTGCATTTCCTGTCCATGCCGCCCACTCACTTGACATCACGATTTTATTTGCAGCCTAACTGGTATATTGACATGCCTCTCCTATCTCACAGGCTCTGCGTTAACATAAAGATGGTGAAGATCTTTATTGGAAACCTCCCTAACGAGGTCGAAAAGGATGAGATTGAGGCCCTGTTTACTGAACATGGCACAGTGACAGAATGTGCAAAGTTCAAAAACTATGCCTTTGTCCACATGGATGACCGCAAGTCTGCAACCAAAGCCATCCGCAGCCTGCACCTCTTCAAGCTTCATGGCAGGCCAATCAATGTGGAGCCGAGCAGGGGGAAGAACCAGGGTCCAGTGAAACTTCATGTGGCCAATGTGGAGAAAGGCAACGGCGATGAGCTCCGCACTCTGTTCGAGGAGTATGGAACAGTGACAGAATGTGCCATCATAAAAAATTTCGCATTCATTCACATGTCCAACTCCGATGAGGCCAAGGATGCCATAAAGGGATTAGACAACACTGACTTCCAAGGTAAGAAAATTACCCTCATTAAGATTTATGATTGAACTGTTGAAAAGTCCTGAAGTTAAATATGGACTTGCGTGTCACTGTCTGACTGTTAATCATGGTTTTCCTCTTTAGGCAAACGGATTCACGTTCAGATGTCAAAAAGCCGTCccagaggggaggaagaggattaCGGCCCCCCACCAGATAGGGGTGGCTACTGGCCACCACCCCGTGGCTACCCCGGAGACAGGGGTCTGCGTGAGCCCCCTCATTACAGAGGTCGCATGTCAGGGGGTTACCCTggcccccctccacctccacctccccctaGACGAGCCCCTTACCCCCCAGAGCGTGCTTATGAGCGTGAGAGGGAAAGCTACGGGGTGGTCGATTACTATGAGAAGTACAGAGCGCGCCCTGCCCCTTACGGTGGCCTTTCAGGCTATGGAGATGAAAGGCGTGTTGGTACcataccccctccaccaccacccccttctGCCATGGTTAGGGAGCGCCTTGGGGCCTCCTCCCTTAACCCGTACGAGCGtcgccccctccctcctccgtccTCCTACTATGCCCGTGATCGCAGTCCCATCAGAAGACCCCCTCCCCCCATGCCCCCGCAGGTAACGGCTACTCCTATGAGCGCTCTCggctctctcctctgtccaggCCAGCGATGTACAGCGTACCACGTACCAGAGACCCCTATGCTGAGAGGGTGGCTCTGCCCCCTCCTGCCCGCTACTCGTATTGAAAGCACACTGGTGCTTGACTCAAGGTGAGATATCAGAAACAGGATAGTACACTATGCAATTACACTCCATATCTAGCTCACTTAAAACAATGGGGAGTGGAAGGATTGAATTAGGGGTGACTCCTCGCATTGACGTTCAGTGTCTCGCTTAAAATACCAGACTAGAAAAGCTCCAAATGCATTGTTTCACCATATCCTTAGCTTTTTACAAACTCTCCAAATCTGCTTCAACTGAACAATGTAAACTCGTAATATGCCTTTTAAAGAATGCTGGAAGTTTTACTGAACCTCAGCGCGTTCCTCCATGAGTAAAATGCGCTTGActtgtgtggtttgctctctttCCAGGGTTAAATTATCCGACAAGATCGTCGTCTCCTGATGCACGTGGCACTATACCCCCCCTTCGTCTGTGGCGTTGCGTTCACCTGCGACTTACTGGAAGATACTCTATTGCTTGCGGCCACCCATACAAAAAAATACGCTTTTGTCTACGGTTTCGTCCTCTTTCTTGAACTGTTTTACATTTGTTCTGCTTGATTTTATTGTTCGAGGTTCATAAGCTGTTTTGGGGCAAAGGATAAAGGCAGAGGGGGTACTGTATTTTTGAGGTGTTCTATTTTGAAATGACGCAGTACTCCTAAGGGCTCTATGTTGGCCTAAGACCTAACATAAAATTTCTTCCTTCATAAAATAATTTTCATGGATACAAACCCTCTAAACTGTGATATTCATGAAGGGACTATTTGAATGTTAATTAAATAGCAATCCATGTAATTTTGGTAAACATGAATGTTACGAAGATTCTGCAGATGTCTTTTTCAGAGCTGTACCTAGCTTCAGTTTGATTAATAAACCACACACTCATTTGCATAATTAGTCCAACAACGTGTTAGTGTAATATCGCTTTAACTGGTGTGATCTTGGTTTTGGGTGGTACTTACCAGTATTCAAGACGTTTTGCGACGCAACTGTTAGTGTAGTGATTTAACTACCTATGCAAATTTGATTTGTTAGACATTTTGTGTTCAATTATATGCCGATTTACATACCTAGATACCCCAAAGCTGCGTTTTATGTATGGTTTTCTTTTCTTTACAGATGCCATTTTTGATTTCAAAGCTTTTTAATAAACAGATTTGAACTATAGTCACTTTGAACTTCCCCATCTTTCCTCGTTACTATAGGCGCTTCATGACGATGCTCATTGCAGTCAGTGAAAGCCAATATGCAGCAGCACTAACTTGATCTATGGCATTTCGGTCCATTCTGAAAAATACGCTTTTCAATGTTTAATTTATATTCAAAGTAGTGGGGAAGTTACCCTCCATCTTTTTCTTTGCGATGGCAAATGTATTCTCTTGCGATCTTTGAAGGTGCTTAATTTTACAATGTCAGTTTCCATCTTTCAAACACTGCATACCCTACCATGTTCTTCACCATCATTCTCTTTAAATAAATGTCATATTTTGGCTTAGTGATCTAACTAATGCCCTCTCCCATGATACATAGGACAATAAGCCCTGGTATGCTTAGCACTTCTGCTTTTTGTAGGTTGTTAGAACCATGATCTGTGGATAGGTGTTGTGGACACAATGTAGGAGACGGTCGTGCTGTCTTTTGCTGTATCCTACGATATGGACATGTGGAGGTAATGTTCAATTAAGGTAATTTATACAGAACTAAGATTTATTGTACTTTAAAGGTGCTACAAAGGATAGATGTATTATTTTTTTGCATTGTAAATTTCAGGTTTTCATTATCTGCAGTAATAGTGGAATGATAGTGTTTCACAGTATTACATACCCACCAGTGTGATTTGCTGTGCTATTTGTCTATTGGTTTCCCCGCTGAAGCGGCACTTGTCAAAATGGGAAAGCTGTTCTGACTTTGGCTGTTTACCTAGTGGAAATCGCTCTGTCATTTCCTGGTTGGTAAAAATCTACACTGTTCGCTCAATTTCAGTTTGTGAAAATAAGCCCTGAATAGTGAAGCGACTCATTGTACAATCTAAATCGCTGTGAAAAATCTTTTCAGTGAAACAAACAttcagcttcaaacagctgtacaaactatttttgtttttgaaaatgtattttgcaGCGATTTTAGATGGTCAAAGTCAAACAGCTTTCCCAATTGATAGGCAAATATCACAGCCAACATTTAGCGGGTAAGTGTTTCAAAGTATCATTCCACTATTAGCAGCAGGTATATATTCTGAAATGACAatgcaacaaaaataaaaatcctATGTTTAGTACCTTTTTTAATTCCCATTTGATGATACTTTGCCCATGCTTAGTATCCTTTTCTATCCAACTGATTCATCTTATTGCTCCAATCCCCCGTATCTCGGCCTCTTGTTCTTTCTTTGCACAAGAGGTTGGCACGGAAGTGGAATTCTGCTAGGGAAGGTATTGTGAAATTAATTTAGCAGAATACTGTAACCATGTAGGTATCAGTAATGAAATGTTGGAATAAGTGTCATGTTGGATGTACTAAATTTATTTTTGTAATTGTATGGATGAACAGACTTCCCCAATGTTTGTCTTTTTAATGATACTTTCCTTCCATCCTATTtctcccatctcttcctctctaggGCATGGTCTTCTTTCCAGTGGTTGGTACAGAAGTGGACTTCTGGTACAGAAGTGGACTTCAGCTCCTCTTGATATTCTGACACTGCTCTTCAGGGTTATGTATGCTGTGAATGGGTGCCACCACTACCAGATCGGTCCTTATGCAGGAAGTGCAATGGCCCATCATGGTCAGACATCTCTCTGTGCCATTTTGTGCCTTAGGTTTAATATTTCagtgaggtaaaaaaaaaaatgcatctcttcaggcctcccgagtggcgcagcgatctATCGCAGTGTTGcggcgtcactacagcctgggcTCGAATCCCAGGcagtgtcacaaccggccgtgaccggaaGTCCCATacgacggcgcacaattggcccagtgttgtctggcttaggggagggtttgggggtgaggctttacttggctcattgcatCAACTACTTGTGGCGGGCCAgacgcctgcaagctgacttcggtcgtcagttgaacggtgtttcctctgacattggtgcagctgggttccgggttaagcgagcaggtgTTGAGAAGTGTGGCTTGGCAGGTCATGTTTCTGAGTACTCGACTtttgtctctcccaagcccgttggGGACTTGCAGCAGCGAGACAAGatcgcaattggatatcatgaaattggtgAGGAAAAAGGGGTTATATTTACAcacttattttattttaaataatctCTTCTTTCTTCAGGAGGGACTTGGGCAGGACCAGCTTGAAGAAAGAATGTCTGACTGTTGCCTAATCATTTGCTGACCAGATGAGACTCCTTGTGTTTAAGTGGCATCAGCATACTGTTGTCCTTGATGCTCACCATTTCTATGTACTGTCACCATTAAAGTTATAAATTGTGAACAATTTTTACTGTTGCCATCAGTATTGCTTTTGCTTGCATGCTCAACTGCAGAAATATTACATGAAAGCACtgattttcaaatgtattttgtttACCAATCTAACTaccaaaaaaaatattattttttatgtATAATTGATTACTTTATTTTTGAGTATGGACAAAATATCCTGTCTTTTTGAGACACTGTTCACATTATCACAGCTGTTTGATGAGATCACAGAATGGTAAAGGACTTCCTAATATAACTCTGGGGAAGTACAGAGGCATTGAAATGCAACACTCAACGGTAAAGAACTGCAAATGATCTCTGAGGTGCTTTCCAGACATAAAAATACTCCAGACTAGTCCCGGAGGACAATGGATTTTGTAACTGAGCTTATTGGTCATACTCCTGTCTGGGGTGTGGCTTACTGTTTTGCTGAAGCCCCATTGGTTGAGTGTGGCACTGGCAATACCTGCACTGTGGCTCTACTCAGCTCTCAACCCTGCCACTGGTTTGCCCTGGTTCCTCACTACATCCTTTGAGACCTGGGTTCATGACTCTGGAGTCTTATTTATTCCTGTCAGTCAGGTGATGTAACCCTGGCTTGTTTGGAGCTGGGGTGCAGGGAGAACTTGACAGTGAGGCTAGGGGAGGTGGAGGTGTTTACATCAGGGGTGCCTGGCAGGGTTGCAATCGCTGTGGGGAACTTTGAGAGAGGGTTGAGTGATTCAGTGTGTAGTTGCATAAATGCTGTTAAGAAAGAAGATGCTATGATAATAATACATTGATACCACTTTGTTTCGATTTTGCTACTCCCTGTGACAAAGAGTTGTCATGTTACACCCTCTGAGAAGTGCTATTTCCTAGTTTCCTCTATCCTTTACCTAGGTTGTGTATACACACTATGTGAGCACAGGAGAGGGGAAGCCCGGGGAAGCTCCATGTGGGATGGTTCAGAGACATCTATAGAGAGGAGGTTGCaagttttattttttacatttctgtCCACATCCCTGTATACGGGGAACGAGACGCATAGCCTCTAACCCAGTTGGACCTTCTCCAAAAGAACAGAACCCACTCCCTCGATCACTCACATGGGGGAAACAGCTACCTCATCCACCGGTCCTCTCCATCCGACTCTGGGGTTTATCACTGTTTCCAGGAGGGGCAGCTGACAGGGGGTTACCTCCTGCGGATGGATGAGCAAAAGAGAACTGACAGGACCAAGCCCAAGTCCAGATGAGCCATACCTTCCTCAGAGCTCGTGGCCctttgcctggctacccagacaCCTTGCTCAGGCCAAAATGCACGCTACTTCTCCACAGATTTCTGGATcacattgcattcggaaagtattcagaccccttaacttctTCCaaatgttacattacagccctattctaaaattgatgaaatttttttttccccttatcaatgtacatacaataccccataatgacaaagcaaaaacagatttttagaaatgtttgcaaatgtattaacaatacaaaactgaaatattacatttccataggtattcagaccctttactcagtactttgttgaagcaccgttggcagtggttacagctttgagtcgtcttggggcccttttccaaggcccttctcccccgattgctgttTGGCCGGGCAGTCAGCTcgaagaagagtcttggtgtgtccgaacttcttccatttaagaatgatggaggccactgtgttcttggggactttcaatgctgcagacattttatggtacccttccccagatctgtgcctcgacacaatcttgtctctgagctctacggacaattccttctaactcatggcttggtttttgttctgacatgcactgtcaactgtgggacctttatatagacaggtgtgtgcctttccaaaacatgtctgatcaatttaatttaccacaggtggactccattcaagttgtagaaacatctcaaggatgataaatagaaacaggatgcacctgagctcaatttcaagtctcatagcaatgggtctgaatacttatgttatgTATCTCTTTATTATTTGTAATAGTGAGCAAAACAaaaatacctgtttttgctttgtcattatggagtattgtgtgtaaattaaataaataacaattctcagcaatcaattttagaataaggctgtaacttaacaaaatgtgggaaaagtcaaggggtctgaataccacTGTATGTACCTCCCTGACCCTTCACCAAATGCAAACACATTCAGGGCCGTCTGATTGGTTCAGAAACCTTGGTGCCTTGCAAATAAAAGTTGAATTACTTGTTAAAGGCTTCGGCAAGTATACGACGTGTAACACaataatcaaataaaaacagtTTTATTATTATAGTCAACATTTACAAAACAGTTACAAAACCATATGATCCTTCCCC
The genomic region above belongs to Oncorhynchus masou masou isolate Uvic2021 chromosome 27, UVic_Omas_1.1, whole genome shotgun sequence and contains:
- the ponzr6 gene encoding plac8 onzin related protein 6 isoform X1, translated to MMAVQPMPVVNIQPGIFRSPADIKTEVWSSSICDCCGDMKICCFGFWCPCCLRCQTSTDFGECFCLPLLDISPNWLPAASLAFRSTMRERYRIQGSICDDCLLVTCCTPCAWCQMARELKLRQRPLLLVNVPSPVQINMHPPQQAFSDPSMHLQPMPVGLYPSVPQYSQHKQATN
- the LOC135516271 gene encoding RNA-binding protein 4.1-like isoform X2 — encoded protein: MVKIFIGNLPNEVEKDEIEALFTEHGTVTECAKFKNYAFVHMDDRKSATKAIRSLHLFKLHGRPINVEPSRGKNQGPVKLHVANVEKGNGDELRTLFEEYGTVTECAIIKNFAFIHMSNSDEAKDAIKGLDNTDFQGKRIHVQMSKSRPRGEEEDYGPPPDRGGYWPPPRGYPGDRGLREPPHYRGRMSGGYPGPPPPPPPPRRAPYPPERAYERERESYGVVDYYEKYRARPAPYGGLSGYGDERRVGTIPPPPPPPSAMVRERLGASSLNPYERRPLPPPSSYYARDRSPIRRPPPPMPPQVTATPMSALGSLLCPGQRCTAYHVPETPMLRGWLCPLLPATRIESTLVLDSRVKLSDKIVVS
- the LOC135516271 gene encoding RNA-binding protein 4.1-like isoform X1; translation: MVKIFIGNLPNEVEKDEIEALFTEHGTVTECAKFKNYAFVHMDDRKSATKAIRSLHLFKLHGRPINVEPSRGKNQGPVKLHVANVEKGNGDELRTLFEEYGTVTECAIIKNFAFIHMSNSDEAKDAIKGLDNTDFQGKRIHVQMSKSRPRGEEEDYGPPPDRGGYWPPPRGYPGDRGLREPPHYRGRMSGGYPGPPPPPPPPRRAPYPPERAYERERESYGVVDYYEKYRARPAPYGGLSGYGDERRVGTIPPPPPPPSAMVRERLGASSLNPYERRPLPPPSSYYARDRSPIRRPPPPMPPQVTATPMSALGSLLCPGQRCTAYHVPETPMLRGWLCPLLPATRIESTLVLDSRLLEP
- the ponzr6 gene encoding plac8 onzin related protein 6 isoform X2 produces the protein MAVQPMPVVNIQPGIFRSPADIKTEVWSSSICDCCGDMKICCFGFWCPCCLRCQTSTDFGECFCLPLLDISPNWLPAASLAFRSTMRERYRIQGSICDDCLLVTCCTPCAWCQMARELKLRQRPLLLVNVPSPVQINMHPPQQAFSDPSMHLQPMPVGLYPSVPQYSQHKQATN